Proteins co-encoded in one Artemia franciscana chromosome 10, ASM3288406v1, whole genome shotgun sequence genomic window:
- the LOC136031962 gene encoding beta-alanyl-dopamine/carcinine hydrolase-like isoform X1: MDNERRNCLPVIHTSGTYYEVGFDIGKTFRHIIQDFLTISDALNNELIPAFEAPEGKQIYNESLLQLEENFPQYVNEIRGTADGADVPFHKLLLLHLDQTLLMNFKKSDAPMASTGCSTVCVTTGEQAFLGHTEDALPEALNHCYIVNAHIRENEPQGKWKVQEEEFSAICYAGHLPGFCMGYNHHGLLYSINILTPAKVLTKKTPRHFLARALLSAQSLEKAQAILRDRPIGSSDGFSVNMTFIKQEGDRLFHNVEVAPSTNEDESNLSILTIGPGEHLLHCNKYLRLKVDEAPGSLAVESSCHRHDTFAKFVKPKCCNDVKCLLGDQSDAIFSFFREGGDPDFVKTICTGIFDCVNLTWSIYIKNPAKSEPLVVIPLQLQ; the protein is encoded by the exons ATGGATAACGAAAGGCGAAACTGTTTACCCGTTATTCATACTTCTGGAACATACTATGAAGTTGGTTTTGACATA GGTAAAACATTCCGACACATTATTCAAGATTTCCTCACAATATCTGATGCGCTGAATAACGAGCTAATTCCGGCCTTTGAAGCTCCTGAAGGAAAACAGATATACAACGAATCTTTGCTCCAACTcgaagaaaatttccctcaATACGTAAATGAGATCCGCGGAACAGCAGATGGTGCTGATGTTCCTTTCCATAAG CTGCTCCTTCTTCACCTTGATCAGACACTATTAATGAACTTTAAGAAGTCTGACGCGCCAATGGCATCAACCGGCTGTAGCACTGTATGTGTCACTACGGGAGAGCAG GCTTTCTTGGGACACACTGAAGACGCCCTTCCAGAAGCCTTGAATCACTGTTATATCGTTAATGCTCATATTCGGGAAAATGAACCTCAAGGAAAGTGGAAGGTACAAGAAGAAGAGTTCTCAGCTATTTGCTATGCTGGACATCTTCCAGGATTTTGTATGGGATACAATCATCACGGCCTACTTTactcaataaatattttaacacCTGCAAAAGTTCTTACAAAAAAGACTC cCCGTCATTTTCTTGCACGAGCATTATTGTCCGCTCAGTCACTGGAAAAGGCTCAGGCTATTCTCAGAGATCGTCCTATTGGTTCTTCCGATGGTTTTTCAGTTAATATGACTTTCATCAAGCAG GAAGGAGATCGCCTGTTTCACAATGTTGAAGTAGCTCCGTCAACAAATGAAGATGAATCTAATCTTAGCATTCTAACAATTGGTCCGGGCGAACACTTACTTCACTGTAACAA GTATTTACGACTCAAGGTAGACGAGGCACCTGGCTCATTGGCTGTTGAAAGCAGTTGCCACAGACACGACACTTTTGCCAAGTTTGTGAAGCCAAAATGTTGCAATGATGTAAAATGTCTACTTGGTGATCAATCCGATGCCATATTCTCCTTTTTTCGGGAAGGTGGAGATCCTGATTTCGTGAAAACCATTTGTACTG GAATATTTGACTGCGTCAATCTTACTTGGAGCATCTACATAAAGAACCCTGCTAAGTCTGAGCCACTAGTTGTGATCCCGCTACAATTGCAATAA
- the LOC136031962 gene encoding beta-alanyl-dopamine/carcinine hydrolase-like isoform X2 yields MDNERRNCLPVIHTSGTYYEVGFDIGKTFRHIIQDFLTISDALNNELIPAFEAPEGKQIYNESLLQLEENFPQYVNEIRGTADGADVPFHKAFLGHTEDALPEALNHCYIVNAHIRENEPQGKWKVQEEEFSAICYAGHLPGFCMGYNHHGLLYSINILTPAKVLTKKTPRHFLARALLSAQSLEKAQAILRDRPIGSSDGFSVNMTFIKQEGDRLFHNVEVAPSTNEDESNLSILTIGPGEHLLHCNKYLRLKVDEAPGSLAVESSCHRHDTFAKFVKPKCCNDVKCLLGDQSDAIFSFFREGGDPDFVKTICTGIFDCVNLTWSIYIKNPAKSEPLVVIPLQLQ; encoded by the exons ATGGATAACGAAAGGCGAAACTGTTTACCCGTTATTCATACTTCTGGAACATACTATGAAGTTGGTTTTGACATA GGTAAAACATTCCGACACATTATTCAAGATTTCCTCACAATATCTGATGCGCTGAATAACGAGCTAATTCCGGCCTTTGAAGCTCCTGAAGGAAAACAGATATACAACGAATCTTTGCTCCAACTcgaagaaaatttccctcaATACGTAAATGAGATCCGCGGAACAGCAGATGGTGCTGATGTTCCTTTCCATAAG GCTTTCTTGGGACACACTGAAGACGCCCTTCCAGAAGCCTTGAATCACTGTTATATCGTTAATGCTCATATTCGGGAAAATGAACCTCAAGGAAAGTGGAAGGTACAAGAAGAAGAGTTCTCAGCTATTTGCTATGCTGGACATCTTCCAGGATTTTGTATGGGATACAATCATCACGGCCTACTTTactcaataaatattttaacacCTGCAAAAGTTCTTACAAAAAAGACTC cCCGTCATTTTCTTGCACGAGCATTATTGTCCGCTCAGTCACTGGAAAAGGCTCAGGCTATTCTCAGAGATCGTCCTATTGGTTCTTCCGATGGTTTTTCAGTTAATATGACTTTCATCAAGCAG GAAGGAGATCGCCTGTTTCACAATGTTGAAGTAGCTCCGTCAACAAATGAAGATGAATCTAATCTTAGCATTCTAACAATTGGTCCGGGCGAACACTTACTTCACTGTAACAA GTATTTACGACTCAAGGTAGACGAGGCACCTGGCTCATTGGCTGTTGAAAGCAGTTGCCACAGACACGACACTTTTGCCAAGTTTGTGAAGCCAAAATGTTGCAATGATGTAAAATGTCTACTTGGTGATCAATCCGATGCCATATTCTCCTTTTTTCGGGAAGGTGGAGATCCTGATTTCGTGAAAACCATTTGTACTG GAATATTTGACTGCGTCAATCTTACTTGGAGCATCTACATAAAGAACCCTGCTAAGTCTGAGCCACTAGTTGTGATCCCGCTACAATTGCAATAA